A genomic region of Gammaproteobacteria bacterium contains the following coding sequences:
- a CDS encoding nitroreductase family protein: protein MFKKPIDAAQPIHELLASRWSGRAFDPYRPVERVKITALLEAARWAPSCYGDQPWRFIVWDKMSDVAAWQRARDCLVEGNKAWARHAPVLMLACADSVLTRDGSPNRWGQYDTGAAAISLALQATALGLTVHQMGGFDSGRARREFKIPDRYTPMAMIAVGYQLAEPAIPAELKEREYARRERRPLQESFFESDWGAGIRA from the coding sequence ATGTTCAAAAAGCCCATTGATGCCGCACAACCCATTCATGAGTTGCTTGCCAGCCGCTGGAGCGGCCGCGCCTTTGATCCGTATCGGCCCGTGGAACGCGTGAAAATCACCGCCTTGCTGGAGGCGGCGCGCTGGGCGCCATCCTGCTACGGCGATCAGCCGTGGCGGTTTATTGTTTGGGACAAAATGAGCGACGTCGCCGCCTGGCAGCGGGCCCGGGATTGTCTTGTCGAAGGCAACAAGGCCTGGGCACGACACGCACCGGTGCTGATGCTGGCATGCGCCGACAGCGTGCTGACCCGTGACGGTTCACCGAACCGCTGGGGGCAATATGACACCGGTGCGGCGGCGATCAGCCTGGCCCTGCAGGCCACCGCACTGGGCCTGACAGTGCATCAGATGGGTGGTTTTGACAGTGGCCGGGCGCGGCGCGAATTCAAGATTCCGGATCGATACACGCCGATGGCGATGATCGCCGTGGGTTATCAGCTTGCGGAACCGGCGATCCCCGCCGAGTTGAAGGAGCGCGAATACGCGCGGCGTGAACGCCGTCCATTGCAGGAATCTTTCTTTGAGTCTGACTGGGGCGCGGGCATCCGCGCATGA
- a CDS encoding DMT family protein: MTFAWYAHLRNLADRPWYLAALASWGLALFEYLFQVPANRIGYTALSLSQLKILQEIITLTVFVPFALLYMQQPLKLDYVWAALCMVGAAYFIFR, translated from the coding sequence ATGACCTTTGCCTGGTATGCCCACCTGCGCAATCTGGCCGATCGGCCTTGGTATCTGGCCGCGCTGGCAAGCTGGGGGCTGGCCTTGTTTGAATATCTTTTCCAGGTGCCCGCCAATCGCATCGGCTATACGGCATTGTCCCTGTCCCAGCTCAAGATTTTGCAGGAGATCATCACGCTCACCGTGTTTGTTCCCTTCGCGCTGTTGTACATGCAGCAGCCGCTGAAACTGGATTATGTGTGGGCGGCGTTGTGCATGGTGGGTGCGGCCTATTTCATTTTCCGCTGA
- the moaB gene encoding molybdenum cofactor biosynthesis protein B: MERQFTPVGIAVLTVSDTRTEETDKSGGLLVERLQRTGHQLRDKRIVPDDVHRIRAAVSEWIARKEIDVVLITGGTGLTGRDGTPEAVRPLLDKIIEGFGELFRVLSFAEIKTSALQSRALAGVANGTYVFSLPGSPGACALAWDKLIGEQLDYRNRPCNLVELMPRLQEKK, from the coding sequence ATGGAACGGCAATTCACGCCAGTCGGTATTGCGGTGTTGACAGTATCGGATACCCGCACGGAGGAAACCGACAAATCCGGCGGGCTGCTGGTGGAGCGCCTGCAACGCACGGGCCATCAATTGCGTGACAAGCGCATTGTTCCGGACGATGTCCACCGCATCCGCGCGGCGGTGTCGGAATGGATCGCGCGCAAGGAAATTGACGTCGTGCTGATTACCGGCGGCACCGGGCTCACCGGCCGCGACGGCACGCCGGAAGCGGTGCGACCGTTGCTGGACAAGATCATCGAAGGTTTCGGTGAATTATTCCGCGTCCTGTCGTTTGCGGAGATCAAGACCTCGGCCTTGCAATCCCGCGCCCTGGCAGGGGTGGCCAATGGCACTTATGTCTTTAGCCTGCCAGGGTCGCCGGGCGCCTGCGCGCTGGCTTGGGACAAGCTCATAGGCGAACAGCTGGATTACCGCAACCGCCCATGCAATCTGGTGGAACTCATGCCCCGCCTGCAGGAAAAAAAATGA
- a CDS encoding esterase-like activity of phytase family protein has product MPMPPVLPRLRLAACLLTGMCFATPCTAEPIGTPVEFSQKIKTGGHYMHVRPMGMLRLSNTPVDGLPANELSGLAWDEDEQLLYAVSDKGHLVHLRPQFKDGVLVGAEFLHAYPLLDGRGHKLKRGMADAEDLAIRNAQNGKRGDSELVISFEGVPRLERYRPDGTWLGGESLPEVLSDGRNYEGKNAELEAVALHPTFGLLTAPQKPLKIDSPGLMSLYAQSGRQWQFEPIDAEDSDIVGMAVTPKNEVLILERRYKNFFMPIIFAVRRVRLEEHPEGGLLTVEDVARFSNTDGFQIDNFEGLAHHQGNRYFMVSDDNNSAIQRTLLLYFEIDDPPVSGK; this is encoded by the coding sequence ATGCCCATGCCTCCCGTGCTACCACGGCTTCGACTGGCCGCCTGCCTGCTGACTGGAATGTGTTTCGCGACACCCTGCACCGCCGAGCCCATTGGCACGCCAGTGGAATTTTCGCAAAAAATAAAAACCGGCGGCCATTACATGCACGTTCGTCCGATGGGTATGTTGCGTTTGTCCAATACGCCGGTGGATGGCCTGCCCGCCAATGAATTATCCGGACTGGCCTGGGATGAGGACGAGCAATTGCTTTATGCCGTTTCCGACAAGGGTCATCTTGTGCATTTACGCCCGCAGTTCAAGGACGGCGTGCTCGTCGGCGCGGAGTTCCTGCACGCCTATCCGCTGCTTGACGGGCGCGGTCACAAACTCAAGCGCGGCATGGCGGACGCGGAGGATCTGGCCATACGCAATGCGCAAAACGGCAAGCGCGGCGACAGCGAACTGGTGATTTCGTTTGAAGGCGTCCCGCGCCTGGAGCGTTACCGTCCCGATGGTACCTGGCTGGGCGGGGAATCGCTGCCCGAGGTGCTGAGCGATGGACGCAATTATGAGGGCAAGAATGCGGAACTGGAGGCAGTGGCCTTGCATCCCACCTTTGGCCTGCTGACGGCGCCACAAAAGCCCCTGAAGATTGATTCGCCGGGCCTGATGAGTTTGTATGCGCAATCCGGGCGCCAGTGGCAATTCGAGCCCATTGACGCCGAAGACAGCGATATCGTTGGCATGGCCGTCACACCGAAAAACGAAGTGCTGATTCTGGAGCGCCGTTACAAGAATTTCTTCATGCCCATCATATTCGCCGTACGCCGCGTTCGTCTGGAGGAACACCCGGAGGGCGGCCTCCTGACGGTGGAGGACGTTGCCCGCTTCAGCAACACCGACGGATTCCAGATCGACAACTTTGAGGGACTTGCCCATCACCAGGGCAACCGGTATTTCATGGTGAGCGACGACAACAACAGCGCCATACAGCGAACCCTGCTGCTCTACTTCGAGATCGACGACCCGCCGGTCAGCGGAAAATGA
- a CDS encoding DUF4124 domain-containing protein: MRSPLYVFGAAMLLGAVNAQAEFYVWRDAHGVKQISNVPPRCFRGQTIAPHCSSISQPLADPEQVAALNQNQLRHDLVRRDADHARSVQEAREAAAEEARARLMTQQAEVDRQNRIKELHRELDDIKDAASVAALRGDQITVEMLRRIDTLLDELHALEGTAAPLPPRRAY; encoded by the coding sequence ATGCGAAGCCCATTATACGTGTTCGGTGCCGCGATGCTGCTCGGCGCGGTGAATGCGCAGGCGGAATTCTACGTCTGGCGCGATGCGCATGGAGTCAAGCAAATCAGTAATGTCCCGCCACGATGCTTCCGCGGTCAGACCATAGCCCCGCATTGCAGTTCCATTTCCCAGCCGCTGGCCGACCCCGAACAGGTGGCCGCACTGAATCAAAACCAGCTCCGTCACGATCTGGTGCGGCGTGACGCCGATCACGCCCGGTCGGTACAGGAGGCGCGTGAAGCCGCGGCCGAGGAAGCCCGCGCCAGGCTGATGACGCAGCAAGCTGAAGTAGACCGGCAAAACCGCATCAAGGAATTACACCGGGAGCTTGACGATATCAAGGATGCAGCTTCCGTGGCCGCCCTGCGCGGCGATCAAATCACCGTGGAAATGTTGCGTCGTATCGATACCCTGCTTGACGAGTTGCACGCGCTGGAAGGCACGGCCGCCCCGTTGCCACCGAGACGGGCCTATTGA
- a CDS encoding DUF423 domain-containing protein: MTGRVWLGVGAAAALTAILFDAYAEHILRQRMAAEILAHLELAAHYQFMHALALVAVGTRRAVNGRWYTAACGCWGTGMLLFGGGLYVSYLLAVNLRPIIPLGGVAYMAGWLCLMIAAWRAE, encoded by the coding sequence GTGACGGGCAGGGTCTGGCTGGGCGTGGGCGCCGCCGCGGCGCTGACGGCGATCCTGTTCGACGCTTACGCTGAACATATTCTTCGACAGCGCATGGCAGCGGAAATACTGGCACACTTGGAGTTGGCCGCGCATTACCAGTTTATGCATGCCCTGGCTCTCGTTGCCGTGGGGACCAGGCGGGCGGTGAACGGTCGATGGTATACCGCGGCGTGCGGTTGCTGGGGGACGGGCATGCTGCTCTTCGGCGGCGGGCTGTATGTTTCATACTTACTGGCGGTGAATTTGCGTCCGATCATTCCGCTGGGTGGGGTGGCATACATGGCAGGCTGGCTGTGCCTGATGATTGCCGCATGGCGCGCTGAATAG